AGAAGACCACGGCCACCCACAAGAGCTTGCCCAAAATGCGGGTCAGTATGCCGATCATCGCGCCTCCGGACGACTAGAGCTTCCAGCGTTGTAGGATAAGACGAGGCGCGAGGCAACGCACGGCTGCCCTCCCCGGCCTTGGAAACAAAATTTTAAGCGCCGCATTATTCTCGATTGACTTTCGGACAGTTTTGGCTATTTTCGCTTCCTCCAACAGCGTGGGGCTGTAGCTCAGTTGGGAGAGCGCTTGAATGGCATTCAAGAGGTCAAGAGTTCGATTCTCTTCAGCTCCACCACAGATGATTTTTCAAGGGTTAGTCGAGTGATCGGCTAACCCTTTCTTGTTTGTATCACTTGTTAGAGATACCTAGGCACTTCAAATCATGGCTACTCTCAATAAAGACATTTTTTTCTACCATGTCATGAAGACGGCCGGCACAACGGTCGTGCGGCTTTTGGAACAAGCTTATGGAACGGATGCGTCATGCCCGCTGCCCACTCACGAGAACGCTGATCCTCATCCCTTCCTCGGCAAAGTATCCTCTCCAACTCCGCTCATCATTTCAGGCCACCCGGATCAATTGTTCGACCTATGGAAGCTTGCGGAGCAGCGGAGTCTTCCCCGGGCGAAGATGACCTTCCTGCGGCACCCGGTGGATCGCTACCTCTCGTGCTACTACTTCATACGCCGCAGCCACTACGTGCAAAAACACGTGGGATCTTTCGATCTCGATCTCGAGGAAGCCTTGTCGTGCGATGACCGCAGGCTGGCCGGGAACATGATGACAAAGGTGCTCTCATCCCTCGGCACAGCGCGGGACTACAGGGAACCGGCCACAAAACAGGACCTGCTTCAAGCTGTAAAGAATCTCAAGGCCATGGATTTCATCGGAGTGGTCGAGGAATTCGACCTGAGCTATGCCCTGCTGGCGCACGAATTCGGCTTTGTCCCGCCTTGCGTTACCAAGTGGAATGTAAATGCCAAGTATGAAGGCAGGAATGAGATCTCGCCCAAGCTGGAGAGACAGATAAGGATCATGAACCTGTTCGACTACGAACTTTATCAATTCGCGGTCGAGCTGTTTCGGGCCAGGGTTGTTGAAGCTGGTGAACGTCTGACCTCGATGCTTGCACAGATTACGACGTCAGACCTCGTGTATATGGTGAAACAGCAGACTTAGAGCAGATCGCTTTTAGACGCCCGCTCCGGCGTTGACGGCGCAAGTGAATTGCGCCTACGCCTATGCGGCGGCAAGCCATGCCGACGCATGGCTTGCAGAGCATTTTCAAAAGCAAAATG
This sequence is a window from Desulfocurvibacter africanus subsp. africanus DSM 2603. Protein-coding genes within it:
- a CDS encoding sulfotransferase family 2 domain-containing protein gives rise to the protein MATLNKDIFFYHVMKTAGTTVVRLLEQAYGTDASCPLPTHENADPHPFLGKVSSPTPLIISGHPDQLFDLWKLAEQRSLPRAKMTFLRHPVDRYLSCYYFIRRSHYVQKHVGSFDLDLEEALSCDDRRLAGNMMTKVLSSLGTARDYREPATKQDLLQAVKNLKAMDFIGVVEEFDLSYALLAHEFGFVPPCVTKWNVNAKYEGRNEISPKLERQIRIMNLFDYELYQFAVELFRARVVEAGERLTSMLAQITTSDLVYMVKQQT